A single genomic interval of Corylus avellana chromosome ca10, CavTom2PMs-1.0 harbors:
- the LOC132163687 gene encoding probable CCR4-associated factor 1 homolog 9 — MSLIVREVWDYNLMEEISALMEASSKCDHCFVAMSTNFPSNIFTSKEGKEVSPYNLMKFNVEATCIIQLGLALCDANGKSFGVWEFNFKDFDERIHSHHINTIELLKDQEIYFDYNGVMGIDSLRFARLILKSGLLSNSRITWVMFHSDYDFGYFIKMLTGGEVLPLHQSVYVKHMIKFCDDGVYAGSELEIVAKTLGLDREVGRAGSESLLTLQTFMKLEQKYFNGRSLSEFEHVLHDFT; from the exons atgagtCTGATAGTTAGGGAAGTTTGGGATTACAATCTGATGGAGGAGATCTCCGCACTCATGGAGGCTTCTTCCAAATGCGATCACTGTTTTGTGGCCATGTCCACAAACTTCCCTAGCAATATTTTCACTTCCAAAGAAGGCAAGGAAGTTTCTCCTTACAATCTAATGAAGTTTAATGTTGAGGCAACCTGCATCATTCAATTGGGTCTTGCTCTCTGCGATGCCAACGGAAAATCTTTTGGCGTTTGGGAGTTCAACTTCAAGGATTTCGACGAGCGTATTCATTCTCACCATATTAATACCATTGAGTTACTGAAAGATCAAGAAATTTACTTCGACTATAACGGAGTTATGGGTATCGACTCCTTGCGCTTCGCCAGGCTAATCCTGAAGTCTGGCCTGTTGAGCAACTCCCGTATCACGTGGGTCATGTTCCATAGTGATTATGATTTTGGTTACTTTATAAAGATGTTGACTGGGGGAGAAGTGTTACCCTTACACCAGA GTGTTTACGTGAAGCACATGATCAAGTTCTGCGACGATGGAGTCTATGCGGGCTCGGAGTTAGAGATTGTAGCCAAGACTCTGGGGCTGGACCGTGAAGTCGGGAGGGCGGGTTCTGAAAGTCTGCTCACCTTGCAAACCTTCATGAAACTCGAGCAAAAGTATTTCAACGGACGTTCACTGAGCGAGTTCGAGCATGTTCTTCACGATTTTACTTGA